In the genome of Tannockella kyphosi, one region contains:
- the glmM gene encoding phosphoglucosamine mutase gives MGKYFGTDGFRGEANVDLTVEHAFKVGRYLGWYFSSQKRVGKAKIAIGKDTRRSSYMFESALVSGITASGADAYLMHVTPTPSVAYVVRTEEFDCGIMISASHNPYYDNGIKLISSNGHKMNSDVEEAIEKYIDGQIEELPHALKDDIGCTVDYSMGRNRYIGYLMSVPTRSFKDLRVGLDCSNGASSSVAKAVFDALGAKTYVINNHPDGLNINTNCGSTHIEVLQEYVRHKGLDIGFAYDGDADRCIAVDEFGRVVDGDAILYICGKHLKNHDELSNNIVVTTVMSNLGLYKAFDRAGIQYEKTAVGDKYVNENMIQNGHCIGGEQSGHVIFSKNATTGDGVLTSLKVMEAMIESKQTVAQLLADLHIYPQLLKNVRVTNKTTAQEDSDVQAVIKEVEASLGNEGRVLVRESGTEPLVRVMVEASSDDICEKCVHEIVKKMEEKGYIL, from the coding sequence ATGGGTAAATATTTTGGAACAGATGGTTTTCGAGGAGAAGCAAATGTAGATTTAACAGTAGAACATGCTTTTAAAGTAGGACGTTATTTAGGATGGTATTTTAGTAGTCAAAAAAGAGTAGGAAAAGCTAAAATAGCCATTGGTAAAGATACGAGAAGAAGTTCTTATATGTTTGAATCCGCTCTTGTTTCAGGGATTACGGCTAGTGGAGCAGATGCATATTTAATGCATGTTACACCAACACCATCCGTTGCTTATGTCGTACGTACAGAAGAGTTTGATTGTGGAATTATGATTTCTGCAAGTCATAATCCTTATTATGACAATGGTATTAAGTTAATTAGTAGCAATGGACATAAGATGAATAGTGATGTAGAAGAAGCAATTGAAAAATATATAGATGGTCAAATAGAAGAATTACCTCATGCATTAAAAGATGATATTGGTTGTACAGTTGATTATTCAATGGGACGTAATCGTTACATTGGATACTTAATGTCAGTTCCAACACGTTCTTTTAAAGATCTAAGAGTTGGTTTAGATTGTTCCAATGGAGCTAGTAGTTCTGTTGCAAAAGCAGTATTTGATGCACTAGGTGCAAAAACATATGTTATTAATAACCATCCAGATGGATTAAATATTAATACTAATTGTGGTTCTACACATATTGAAGTATTACAAGAATATGTTCGTCATAAAGGATTAGACATTGGTTTTGCTTATGATGGAGACGCTGATCGATGTATTGCAGTAGATGAATTTGGTAGAGTAGTAGATGGAGATGCGATATTATACATTTGTGGAAAACACTTAAAAAATCATGATGAACTATCAAACAATATAGTAGTAACAACCGTTATGTCTAACTTAGGTTTATATAAAGCATTTGATAGAGCTGGTATTCAATATGAAAAAACAGCAGTAGGTGATAAATATGTTAATGAAAATATGATTCAAAATGGACACTGTATTGGAGGAGAACAATCAGGACATGTCATTTTCTCTAAAAACGCTACTACGGGAGATGGAGTACTAACTTCTTTAAAAGTAATGGAAGCAATGATTGAAAGCAAACAAACAGTAGCCCAATTATTAGCTGATTTACACATTTATCCTCAATTACTAAAAAATGTACGTGTTACAAACAAAACAACAGCACAAGAAGATAGTGATGTTCAAGCAGTAATAAAAGAAGTGGAAGCAAGTTTAGGAAATGAAGGACGTGTATTAGTACGTGAAAGTGGAACGGAACCACTAGTAAGAGTAATGGTAGAAGCAAGTAGTGACGATATTTGTGAAAAATGTGTTCATGAAATCGTGAAAAAAATGGAAGAAAAAGGTTACATTCTTTAA
- a CDS encoding response regulator transcription factor — MQFKINIIDDEKHLNDLVRTYLEKEGYAVYSFYTYDEALMHKSDDVQLWLIDIMLDKASGFELFHEIKAEKPKMPIIFMSARDQEFDRILGLEKGSDDYITKPFNVKEVVLRINNLLKRAYDDPSKITIDNYNIDLEKRRVFDFDKEVILTTKEYDLLVYFIRNKGLAISREQVLTKVWDENYYGSDRVVDDTLRRLRKKMPEINVRTIYGFGYRLD, encoded by the coding sequence ATGCAATTTAAAATTAATATTATTGATGATGAAAAACACTTAAATGACTTAGTGCGTACTTATTTAGAGAAGGAAGGGTATGCAGTATATTCTTTTTATACATACGACGAGGCTTTAATGCATAAGAGTGATGATGTTCAATTATGGTTAATTGATATTATGTTAGATAAAGCAAGTGGTTTTGAGTTATTTCATGAAATTAAGGCGGAAAAACCTAAAATGCCAATTATCTTTATGTCTGCAAGAGATCAAGAGTTTGATCGTATCTTGGGATTAGAAAAAGGATCGGATGATTATATTACGAAGCCTTTTAATGTCAAAGAAGTAGTTTTACGTATAAATAACTTATTAAAAAGAGCATATGATGATCCTTCAAAAATCACTATTGATAACTATAATATTGATTTAGAAAAAAGAAGAGTATTTGACTTTGATAAAGAAGTTATTCTAACAACCAAAGAATATGATCTCTTAGTTTATTTTATTCGTAACAAAGGATTAGCTATTTCTAGAGAACAAGTGTTAACAAAAGTATGGGATGAAAACTACTATGGTAGTGATCGTGTTGTAGATGATACATTACGTCGTCTTAGAA